The following are encoded in a window of Carya illinoinensis cultivar Pawnee chromosome 15, C.illinoinensisPawnee_v1, whole genome shotgun sequence genomic DNA:
- the LOC122295467 gene encoding 17.9 kDa class II heat shock protein-like yields the protein MDLRIMGLDSPVFSTLQQMMDLTDDTDKSSHNAPTHTYMRDAKAMAATPADVKEYPNSYVFIIDMPGLKSGDIKVQVEDDNVLVISGERKRDEEKEAKYVRMERRIGKFMRKFVLPENANTDAISAVCQDGVLTVTVEKLPPPEPKKPKTIEVKIA from the coding sequence ATGGATCTCAGAATCATGGGTTTGGATTCTCCAGTCTTCTCCACTCTACAACAGATGATGGACCTAACCGATGACACCGACAAGTCTTCCCACAACGCTCCTACCCACACCTACATGCGCGACGCCAAGGCCATGGCTGCCACTCCCGCCGATGTCAAGGAGTATCCAAACTCCTACGTCTTCATCATCGACATGCCGGGGCTCAAGTCCGGGGACATCAAGGTCCAGGTAGAGGACGACAATGTGCTGGTGATTAGCGGCGAGAGGAAACGTGATGAGGAGAAAGAGGCCAAGTACGTGAGGATGGAAAGGAGGATCGGGAAATTTATGAGGAAGTTCGTGCTGCCTGAGAATGCCAACACAGACGCTATCTCCGCGGTTTGCCAGGACGGCGTGCTGACTGTGACTGTGGAGAAGCTTCCGCCTCCAGAACCCAAGAAGCCCAAGACAATTGAGGTTAAGATTGCATAA